The Entelurus aequoreus isolate RoL-2023_Sb linkage group LG03, RoL_Eaeq_v1.1, whole genome shotgun sequence genome contains the following window.
aggcttatatttaatatgccacaaattaatcctgcataaaaacacctgtgtgtttgttatgctagctcctagctcctctgctagctcctagctccatagaacacgccaatacaattcaaacacctgatcaacacacacaatcactcagcccaaaagaccgttcacctaacccaaggttcataaagcttatatatttttaaaaagttacgtacgtgacgcgcacatacggtcaagctatcagaaTATGGCATAAGTATAGTCTCTTCCTAGGTTTAAAGGCTACATTCTTTCAAAGTGTGTCCATTACATTAAAGTGATGACATTTTCTGAACTAGCAATTATTTGCTTTTACCCACATAtaaattatgattattatcaAAAATCTAGTTGTGTAAATATTTTCTAGAAGCACCATAGTCATCCATAGTCATCCCCACTATATCATCACAATATCGATATTGAGGTATTTGGTCAAAAATGTCATATTGCCTATTCCAACCTAAATCAACTAATTTGAGCACTGTTAACCATAGTATGACACGTTTGTTTCCCATGCTACTATCATTGCCACTGGCTTCTGTCTGTGGATTGCTCAATGTTTGCTTCAGTGTCCAGTTCGTTTTACATATGACCAAAGTCAGTTGGTTTCTTTCTCATTTGAATGCTTTTAatgtatacatatttaatgacttcATACTTTTGTTTTCATCTTCTCTAGACTGACTCATTTGGATGATGGCTGCACCAGTAAAACTACGGATTATCCTTGGTTCCAACAATGCTGAAAAACTGACCATAGAATCAGGCATGCCAATGTCTGTTGAGGATCTTGCAAATGAGATCAAACGTCAGTTTGATATAGAGGAGGACATTAGACTCCAGTACATGGACAGTGACTTTGATAACGAATTTGTTAACCTTAACAAAATTTGCGACATTCAAGACAAGAGCACAGTGAAAATCATCCGCTTGTCAGATGCTCTAGACCTCAGCCGAGGCAGCATGAACCAGAGTGGGGAAGAAGCATCCTTGTCATCTTCTGACACATTAAAACTCTCCTCTGATTCAGAATCTTCTCGATCACATTGGCCCACAGAATTCCAAATTCCAAAGTTTTCATATGACGTGGAGATGCAACTTCGAAGTGCAAACCAGGACTTTGTATCAAATGGAGTTCTTCTGACCCCCGGTCATAAACTTAAATCAGGCATCTTGGAAAGTCTGGCTCAGGAAATCATCAAGTTCAAGGCATATCCCTCAAACTTGGAAATTTAATCTGTTGCTGAAGCTTTAATCAAAGCACATCCATGTTTGAGAGAACAGAGATCCTTCTGTGGTTTCTACGGCTGGAAAATAAGCCTCAAGTATAAGATGGCAAACTACAGGACAAAACTTAGAAACTTGGGGTGCCCAGAACTGAGCATCAATTCCCTCAAGCACAAACCTGCAGATAGATGTCAGCCCGCCTATGATGTCAAAAAACCAAGGAAAGCCAAAGtcaattttttccccccctttccTGCTGGAGAGACCCAGGACAGCCTTGAAGGGGAAAGATTGGCGTTGTTATCTGAGGTCAAGAAGAGACATAATGATAAAGTTGTCAAAGAAAAGATGGCTAAGACCTTCGCAGAAGGCAAGAGGTCGTCAGAGACAAGCCCATGATCATGGAGTTCAAGATCAGATGGCCAGGACTCTTCACTGTCGCAGAGGTATGAAATGCTTTTTAAATCGGCTATAGTCAAcaatttcaatttatttattttttgcaattctgCTATATTGCATAGTGACAGACATGGAGGGCAGGGGAGAGAGAGTTGTAATGGCTTCCAGTCACATGGGAATGTTAATCATTTTGTGTAAAATGTAACACAGGAAAGGCTGTTATACTACAGTACAACCTGTTTTTGTACATTCTTGTGAAagtatttctgttttaaatgttaaatgctTTAATAGGTACCAATAATATGTTGTTTGTGGACATTATGTTTTCAGGTGGAAGCAGAATTTGTGAGGATCACTACTGGTCCCCTTGTCTCAAAGTTCCATGCACAGCTTGACCAACACACTGCCCAGCTCATCAAAGTGTTCAAGAAGAAAGGAGGCTCTGCAGGGACTACCATCAGAAGGATTTTGGTCCCAATCACACAGGTATGTTTTGCTATCGCTACAGATATGAGATGGGGTGAGAGAGAAAGGGGGAGACATGCAGCAAAGGGAGTCGAACCCGCGGCTGCTGCCTCGAGGACCTTCGGCCTCTTTACATGTGGCGACTGCTCTAACCACTGTTAGCCGCCCCAGCGAGTCAGTTTTGACAAGTTAACAGTCAGAATAATAtctctgtatttttttctttctttagaaTGAAACTGTTGAAAAGAGGAGGGAGTGCATCCTCAGGGCGCTTTGTATCTACCTCAACGAAGACCCGAACATCCTCTTCAAAGAATACCTGGTTGGTAATTTGAATAGTTTAGTTTCTACCtgtaataaataattttaaattttaaccTCTGTGGGGGTGGTACCAAAGCCACTGACGTTGATGGCTCGTTGGTGCCCTGGGTGAAGCTTCGTTAGTGCTCCATTTTGCTGTAACAACAGCCAActctaagaaatatatatattatattaaataactCAGGTGACAGATTCATTCTCTAAAATTTTGCTGGAATCACTCGGCACTGCTTTATCTTATTTTTACACAAATAGCACTTTCTGAAGTATCTAGTTATTTTCATTAAAAGGAAACCTAAAAGGCAAAAGTTAATCTTTGGAATTCTACAAAATCTGTGATTTCATAGATTGGTTGTGTCCTTTCTTTCTCCCCTATGTAAAGGATACTGATGGCACCGCTGCACAGAGGGAGCTTGAGCAACTTACCCTTGGCATCTACATCATCAAAGTCGAGGGAGGTGATGCCACCACTCCTCCAGCTGATGTTGGAATAGTGATCGAGGGTGTTGAAGTTCTTCATGACCTGGGAGACGTCACCTCTGCATGTGCACTCTTAATGGGTGTAATATATGCACTGAACCACAGTTATCCTAAGGAACTGAAGACCTTCTTTGAAGGACTTCAAAAGCTCTTCCTTCAGCTGGATGCTGGCAGACTCTCAGCCAAGGTACAAATGCTCAAGAACAAACTATGAATGAACCAAACATTGATTTCGATGCTGAAGTGACAAGTTAAGTGAGAGACCATGCAGCACCAAATTTGTTGACAACTGAATGGAAATACAAAATAGCAAATCTTCTAGCTGAAGTTATTGTTTACGTAGATATTGAAAACTCTTTCATAACCAGAGGACCATAAGAACTTCGTGTAGTGGCTGCAACACGAGCTGACATGCttgtaaaaatgttttccttcCACACTACTAAATTCAAGGTTGACAGCAGCACATGTTGTTATAGTTTGACTAttatgctgtttaaaaaaaaaagagaactacAAGTTTGTTATATTGTCACACAATAATATTGACAAATCAgggatgttttgtttgtttatgctGCATCAAGGTAGTTTATAATTGTTAGTGTTGGGTAACGATGCAAAACAAGTTGACATGTTTGTCAATATAATTACATTTCAGGGTattccctccacaatattaaaaaTGGTTAGATTACAATGctgttacaaaaacaaaaaattgagaACTGCAAGCCTGTTGGATTGTTGGATTGCATAAAAGCAGTTTGCAACTGTTGGTGTTGAACCATGCTGCACCCTAATATCTGTTAGGGTTTTATTTTGGACCAAGTGGCAACAAAATGTTCAATAAATATCGCTTAATAAAGGAAATGACAAATATATGTTGGGTGTACGAAATTCATTTGTGGGGAACCTGTTGACAAACTAGAATTATGTCACACtaattagtataaaataaattgGATGAAAACCTATTTTTATAAATTGAACttaaatttattattttacttctataaataaaatatagGTTTAAAGGACAAATGTAAAACATGTagcctgtatatatattatttatgtccATATAACATAACTGAATTCGATTGGATAAACTTAAATATCTCTTGTTGAACAGAAGTAATTTTATCTAGTTGGGTCAATTATTTAACTAACATAATACACTTATGTGGAACCTgttgacaaaataaatttaattaaAGTCAATGTTTCAATTTTTTGAGTGTATAGTCCAGCGCAGTTTCTCATGGGGAGGAGGCTCCGCACAACAGTGCCTATCCTTCCTGCTTTGCTAAATCCTGCTCTTCCTGATAGTGAAGCTGTTATGCGGAAATAAGGGGAGAAGAGGACAAAAGATGCACAACGCTACAACCTGCAGCATCGTGCAATGAACTTTGACGGACTGAATCCGGGACAGGACGTGTGGATCAAGGACCAAAAGAAAGCCGGAGCTATCATCGGACGTCACACCACTCCTAAATCATATCTGGTGGAAGGACCCCATGGGACCATCAGATGGAACCGTCGTCATCTCATCCCTATGGGATCCTCTCCGGAGCAGAGTGGCTTTGGTGCAGCAGAGCCGTTCCTGGGGGGCGTTCCGGAACAACCTTCAGCAGAAACATTGCAGCAGAGTGTTCCTGAACCtccatcttcatcttcatcttcatctagtcataccaaagactataaaaatgggacccattacctccctgcttggcactcagcatcaagggttggaattgggggttaaatcaccaaaaatgattcccaggcgcggcaccgctgctgcccactgctcccctcacctcccagggggtgatcaaggggataggtcaaatgcagaggacaaatttcaccacacctagtgtttgtgtgacaatcattggtactttaactttaacttttatctACTCCTACTCCTAGAACCAGGTCTGGGAGGGCTGTGGTGAGACCAACTAGGTTGGACCTATAATTTTGTTTCCTAGAGACATTACAGAGActctaatggaaaaaaaaaaaaaaatgttactgtatTTGGGAAAAGACAGAAAAGTAAATTGGAGCGTTTTGGATATGTTTTATTGTACTGTAAATGTTCAAGTCAGTTGCAGGGCTTAGGTTGAGGACAGTACAGGATTAGTATAGGATGGATGTTTGAGTATTGATGTTGCAGTGGATTTTTCTAAGGGTAaataaaatatgtgtgtgtgtttgattgtCTGGTACAGGCTCATATAGGAGCAGACCTTCCAACCACGAGGCAGAATAATCCTCAAGGTCTGTTGAATCAATGGCGGTCTACCCATTGATTCTAGAAAGGGGAGATGTGGTGTGATTGTATTATGGGAGAACTACAGAGTCGACAGGCTATGACGTCACGTGTGTGCGGCGGAGCGGGAGACAGGGGGGAGTGAATTAGAGAGCGAAAGACTTGTGATTGAGCTAATAAAAGTATCCACGTTATAAAGTACAGCTGGACTCACGTATGTAATTCAGTAACTCGACATGGACAGACAAACTCTGCATAGTTGGAGGGAACACACCCTACCTTTGATATCACTGTAACTCAGACAGTGAATGTAGTCTAGTAGAGAAGGCCTAAGCTATTTTTTATGTTGTTATAGCCAGTGGCTTAGGTTAATATACTCCAATAGTTTGTTGCTCAGTTAACATGCATTAGGTAATGTAGACTATTTGTCAAAATGTCAATCTAATTAAAGTTTAAAATTGAGTTCtgtgtttttccttttttaagaACATTTTCTCATTGAAATACTATTGTGACAACCCCACAACCATGGGACCATCGCCGTAATAGGG
Protein-coding sequences here:
- the LOC133645672 gene encoding uncharacterized protein LOC133645672 isoform X3, yielding MIMEFKIRWPGLFTVAEVEAEFVRITTGPLVSKFHAQLDQHTAQLIKVFKKKGGSAGTTIRRILVPITQNETVEKRRECILRALCIYLNEDPNILFKEYLDTDGTAAQRELEQLTLGIYIIKVEGGDATTPPADVGIVIEGVEVLHDLGDVTSACALLMGVIYALNHSYPKELKTFFEGLQKLFLQLDAGRLSAK
- the LOC133645672 gene encoding uncharacterized protein LOC133645672 isoform X1 translates to MIMEFKIRWPGLFTVAEVEAEFVRITTGPLVSKFHAQLDQHTAQLIKVFKKKGGSAGTTIRRILVPITQNETVEKRRECILRALCIYLNEDPNILFKEYLDTDGTAAQRELEQLTLGIYIIKVEGGDATTPPADVGIVIEGVEVLHDLGDVTSACALLMGVIYALNHSYPKELKTFFEGLQKLFLQLDAGRLSAKLLCGNKGRRGQKMHNATTCSIVQ
- the LOC133645672 gene encoding uncharacterized protein LOC133645672 isoform X2; amino-acid sequence: MIMEFKIRWPGLFTVAEVEAEFVRITTGPLVSKFHAQLDQHTAQLIKVFKKKGGSAGTTIRRILVPITQNETVEKRRECILRALCIYLNEDPNILFKEYLDTDGTAAQRELEQLTLGIYIIKVEGGDATTPPADVGIVIEGVEVLHDLGDVTSACALLMGVIYALNHSYPKELKTFFEGLQKLFLQLDAGRLSAKVQMLKNKL